The following coding sequences lie in one Candidatus Krumholzibacteriia bacterium genomic window:
- the katG gene encoding catalase/peroxidase HPI, whose protein sequence is MGDQQSTGKCPVMHGSNTQEKADVVAWWPESLNLDILHQHDRKTDPMGEDFDYREEVKKLDHEALERDMHALMTDSQDWWPADWGHYGGLMIRLAWHAAGTYRIADGRGGGGTGNQRFAPINSWPDNGNLDKARRLLWPLKKKYGNKVSWADLFILAGNVAYESMGFETFGFSYGREDIWHPEKDIYWGAEKEWLAPSDSRYENVDKPDTMENPLAAVQMGLIYVNPEGVNGKPDPQKTAEQVRATFARMAMNDEETAALTAGGHTVGKTHGNGDAEALGPEPEAADVEAQGFGWHNPNMDGKAANAVTSGLEGAWTTNPTQFDMGYFDLLFGHEWELKKSPAGAWQWEPIDIAEEDKPVDATDPSVRHNPIMTDADMAMKVDPTYRAICEKFMADPEYFEDCFARAWFKLTHRDMGPKSRYIGPDVPAEDLIWQDPIPQGDTNYVEEVVKEKIAEAGLSIGELVCTAWDSARTFRGSDMRGGANGSRIRLAPQKDWEGNEPERLARVLKVYEAISSETGASIADVIVLGGNLGIEQAARAAGHDVHVPFLKGRGDASDEMTDVDSFEPLEPLADGFRNWQKKDYVVKPEEMLLDRAQLLGLTAPEMTVLIGGMRVLGTNHGGTRHGVFTERVGQLTNDFFVNLTDMGYRWEPTGKNSYDIVDRKTGKTQFTATRVDLVLGSNSILRAYSELYAQDDNEEKFVADFVRAWNKVMNADRFDVE, encoded by the coding sequence GTGGGTGATCAGCAGAGCACAGGCAAGTGCCCAGTGATGCACGGGTCCAACACACAGGAGAAGGCCGATGTGGTCGCCTGGTGGCCGGAGTCCCTGAACCTGGACATCCTCCACCAGCACGATCGCAAGACCGACCCGATGGGCGAGGACTTCGACTACCGCGAGGAGGTCAAGAAGCTCGACCACGAAGCCCTCGAGCGCGACATGCACGCGCTGATGACCGACAGCCAGGACTGGTGGCCGGCCGACTGGGGCCACTACGGCGGCCTGATGATCCGCCTGGCGTGGCACGCTGCGGGCACCTACCGCATCGCCGACGGCCGTGGTGGCGGCGGCACCGGCAACCAGCGCTTCGCTCCCATCAATTCCTGGCCGGACAACGGCAACCTGGACAAGGCGCGTCGCCTGTTGTGGCCGCTCAAGAAGAAGTACGGCAACAAGGTCAGCTGGGCCGACCTGTTCATCCTGGCCGGCAACGTCGCCTACGAGTCGATGGGCTTCGAGACCTTCGGGTTCTCCTACGGCCGCGAAGACATCTGGCACCCCGAGAAGGACATCTACTGGGGCGCAGAGAAGGAGTGGCTGGCACCGTCGGACAGCCGGTACGAGAACGTCGACAAGCCGGACACCATGGAGAACCCGCTGGCAGCGGTGCAGATGGGTCTGATCTACGTGAACCCCGAAGGGGTGAACGGCAAGCCCGATCCCCAGAAGACCGCCGAGCAGGTGCGTGCGACCTTCGCGCGCATGGCCATGAACGACGAGGAGACCGCGGCCCTGACCGCCGGCGGTCACACCGTCGGCAAGACCCACGGTAACGGCGACGCCGAGGCACTGGGACCGGAGCCCGAGGCCGCCGACGTCGAGGCACAGGGCTTCGGGTGGCACAACCCGAACATGGATGGCAAGGCGGCCAACGCCGTGACCTCGGGCCTCGAGGGCGCGTGGACCACCAATCCCACGCAGTTCGACATGGGCTATTTCGATCTTCTGTTCGGCCACGAGTGGGAGCTGAAGAAGAGCCCGGCCGGCGCCTGGCAGTGGGAGCCGATCGACATCGCCGAAGAGGACAAGCCGGTCGACGCGACCGACCCGTCCGTCCGGCACAACCCGATCATGACCGATGCGGACATGGCGATGAAGGTCGACCCGACCTACCGGGCCATCTGCGAGAAGTTCATGGCCGATCCGGAGTACTTCGAGGACTGCTTCGCCCGGGCGTGGTTCAAGCTGACGCATCGCGACATGGGCCCCAAGTCGCGCTACATCGGTCCGGACGTGCCGGCCGAGGACCTGATCTGGCAGGATCCGATCCCTCAGGGCGATACGAACTACGTCGAGGAAGTCGTCAAGGAGAAGATCGCCGAGGCCGGCCTCTCGATCGGCGAGCTCGTCTGCACCGCCTGGGACAGCGCCCGCACGTTCCGCGGCTCCGACATGCGCGGCGGCGCCAACGGGTCGCGCATCCGTCTGGCTCCGCAGAAGGACTGGGAGGGCAACGAGCCCGAGCGTCTGGCCCGGGTGCTGAAGGTCTACGAAGCGATCTCCTCCGAGACCGGCGCCAGCATCGCCGACGTCATCGTGCTCGGTGGCAACCTGGGCATCGAGCAGGCCGCCCGGGCCGCCGGCCACGACGTCCACGTTCCCTTCCTGAAGGGGCGCGGCGACGCCAGCGACGAGATGACCGACGTCGACTCCTTCGAGCCGCTCGAGCCGTTGGCGGATGGCTTCCGTAACTGGCAGAAGAAGGACTACGTGGTCAAACCGGAGGAGATGCTCCTCGACCGTGCCCAGCTGCTGGGTCTGACCGCGCCGGAGATGACCGTGCTGATCGGCGGCATGCGCGTGCTGGGCACCAACCACGGGGGCACCCGGCACGGCGTGTTCACCGAGCGCGTCGGTCAGCTGACCAACGATTTCTTCGTCAACCTGACCGACATGGGCTACCGCTGGGAACCCACCGGCAAGAACTCGTACGACATCGTGGACCGCAAGACCGGGAAGACGCAGTTCACGGCCACCCGTGTCGACCTGGTGCTCGGCTCGAACTCCATCCTGCGTGCCTACTCCGAGCTGTACGCGCAGGACGACAACGAGGAGAAGTTCGTGGCGGACTTCGTCAGGGCCTGGAACAAGGTGATGAACGCGGATCGCTTCGACGTCGAATGA
- a CDS encoding sugar porter family MFS transporter has product MQRSTAHTIRLALVISLGGFIFGFDASVISGAIRFVTAEFDLSDFQLGLVVGAPTLGGILTALAAGPLSDLYGRRTMLRIVAALYLVSAVSSALAQSFEMLVAARFLGGMAFASLALAPMYISEVAPAKHRGRLVSFNQLNIVLGFSAAYFANYFLLGAAESGATWASELGIVDNTWRWMLGLEILPAGLWLIALFFVPESPRWLIINGHEERGRAVLQHLTLDKSLDEEVADIIESSHGDAPSLGARIRTVFGPTLRMSLVVGLVLAVGQQITGINVVFFYAPSIFEQSGIGTNAAFAQAVVVGVVNVIFTLVSMVLIDRMGRKPLLLIGLGGILFSMLLCSWSFHQAEYRLEPDAVAQLENQDVAAQLQPMLGVDYDNDVLFKQALVEAIGAEETRRLQSDLIQSAIAIDPVLVLIGILAFVASFAVSLGPVMWVMLPEIFPNRVRGVAMAVTGTVNSAVSFGVQFIFPWQLNNTGAANTFLGYALFALLFFALVLWLVPETKNKTLEELEAELRGG; this is encoded by the coding sequence ATGCAGAGATCCACGGCCCACACCATCCGCCTCGCCCTGGTCATCTCGCTGGGCGGGTTCATCTTCGGCTTCGACGCGTCCGTCATTTCGGGGGCGATCCGGTTCGTCACCGCGGAGTTCGATCTCAGCGATTTCCAGCTCGGCCTCGTGGTGGGCGCGCCCACGCTGGGCGGCATCCTCACCGCACTCGCCGCCGGCCCGCTCAGCGACCTGTACGGGCGACGAACGATGTTGCGGATCGTCGCGGCGCTCTACCTGGTGTCCGCCGTGTCGTCGGCCCTGGCCCAGTCCTTCGAAATGCTGGTGGCGGCCAGGTTCCTGGGCGGGATGGCGTTCGCCTCGCTGGCGCTGGCTCCCATGTACATCTCCGAGGTCGCCCCGGCCAAGCACCGTGGACGGCTGGTCTCCTTCAACCAGCTCAACATCGTTCTCGGATTCTCGGCGGCGTACTTCGCCAACTATTTCCTGCTGGGAGCGGCCGAGAGCGGAGCGACGTGGGCGAGCGAGTTGGGCATCGTCGACAACACCTGGCGCTGGATGCTCGGGCTCGAGATCCTGCCCGCCGGACTGTGGTTGATCGCCCTCTTCTTCGTGCCCGAGAGCCCCCGCTGGCTGATCATCAATGGCCACGAGGAGCGCGGTCGCGCCGTTCTGCAGCACCTCACCCTGGACAAGTCACTGGACGAGGAAGTCGCCGACATCATCGAGAGCTCTCACGGCGATGCACCGTCTCTCGGTGCCCGGATCCGCACCGTGTTCGGCCCGACGCTCCGCATGTCGCTGGTGGTCGGACTGGTGCTGGCGGTGGGGCAACAGATCACCGGCATCAACGTGGTCTTCTTCTATGCCCCGAGCATCTTCGAACAGAGCGGCATCGGGACCAACGCGGCGTTCGCGCAGGCCGTGGTGGTGGGCGTCGTCAACGTGATCTTCACGTTGGTGTCGATGGTGCTCATCGACCGGATGGGGCGCAAACCGCTCCTCCTGATCGGGCTCGGCGGCATCCTGTTCAGCATGCTGCTCTGCAGCTGGAGTTTCCACCAGGCGGAGTATCGGCTGGAGCCGGACGCGGTGGCGCAGCTCGAGAACCAGGACGTCGCCGCCCAGCTGCAGCCGATGCTGGGTGTGGACTACGACAACGACGTGCTCTTCAAGCAGGCCCTCGTGGAGGCGATCGGCGCCGAGGAGACCCGTCGCCTGCAGAGCGACTTGATCCAGTCGGCCATCGCGATCGATCCCGTACTGGTCCTGATCGGCATCCTCGCCTTCGTCGCATCGTTCGCCGTGTCCCTGGGGCCCGTGATGTGGGTGATGCTGCCCGAGATCTTTCCCAATCGGGTGCGTGGCGTCGCCATGGCCGTGACCGGCACGGTGAACAGCGCGGTGAGTTTCGGCGTGCAGTTCATCTTCCCCTGGCAACTGAACAACACCGGCGCGGCCAATACCTTTCTGGGCTATGCCCTGTTCGCGCTGTTGTTCTTCGCGCTGGTCCTCTGGTTGGTGCCGGAGACCAAGAACAAGACGCTGGAAGAACTGGAAGCGGAATTGCGCGGGGGATAG